The proteins below are encoded in one region of Candidatus Polarisedimenticolia bacterium:
- the icd gene encoding isocitrate dehydrogenase (NADP(+)), which translates to MKFEKLNVPLEGKRIDVVEGKLRVPPNPILPFIEGDGIGPDIWAAARRVFDAGVKKAYGGKRQIHWFEIYAGGKARDKYGEWLPQDTMEAIRYYTVAIKGPLTTPIGGGYRSLNVSLRQELDLYACIRPIRYFEGVPSPVKRPQDIDLTIFRENTEDVYAGIEWRDGTEKCRKVVEFLNREMGCSIPADSAIGVKTMSARATKQLVRKAIRYAIERKKPSVTLMHKGNIMKYTEGAFKEWGYQVAKEEFPEFTLTEEEASRLAKPSASKVVIKDRIADSIFQQILIRPTDYSVIATPNLNGDYLSDAAVAQVGGLGLGPGANIGDITAVFEATHGTAPAYAGQDKVNPGSLILSGAMMFEYMGWREVSDLIVEGMRLAIKTRRVTYDLARNMEGATTVKTSEFANIIMSQIEEAH; encoded by the coding sequence TTGAAATTCGAAAAGCTGAACGTGCCGCTCGAAGGGAAACGCATCGACGTCGTGGAGGGGAAGCTGCGCGTCCCGCCGAACCCGATTCTCCCTTTCATCGAGGGGGACGGCATCGGCCCCGACATCTGGGCGGCCGCGCGCCGCGTGTTCGACGCCGGCGTCAAGAAGGCGTACGGCGGCAAGCGGCAGATCCACTGGTTCGAAATCTACGCCGGCGGCAAGGCCCGCGACAAGTACGGCGAGTGGCTGCCGCAGGACACCATGGAGGCGATCCGCTACTACACCGTCGCCATCAAGGGGCCGCTGACGACGCCGATCGGCGGCGGCTACCGCAGCCTCAACGTCTCGCTGCGGCAGGAGCTCGATCTCTACGCGTGCATCCGCCCGATTCGGTATTTCGAGGGGGTGCCGTCGCCGGTGAAGCGGCCGCAGGACATCGACCTGACGATCTTCCGGGAGAACACCGAGGACGTGTACGCCGGCATCGAGTGGCGCGATGGCACGGAGAAGTGCCGCAAGGTGGTGGAGTTCCTCAACCGGGAGATGGGCTGCTCGATCCCCGCCGACTCGGCCATCGGCGTGAAGACCATGAGCGCCCGGGCCACGAAGCAGCTGGTGCGCAAGGCGATCCGCTATGCCATCGAGCGCAAGAAGCCGAGCGTCACGCTGATGCACAAGGGGAACATCATGAAGTACACCGAGGGAGCCTTCAAGGAGTGGGGCTACCAGGTGGCCAAGGAGGAGTTCCCCGAGTTCACGCTGACCGAGGAGGAGGCCTCGAGGCTCGCGAAGCCGTCCGCCAGCAAGGTGGTGATCAAGGACCGCATTGCCGACTCGATCTTCCAGCAGATCCTGATCCGCCCGACCGACTACTCGGTCATCGCCACGCCGAACCTGAACGGCGACTACCTCTCCGACGCGGCGGTGGCCCAGGTCGGCGGCCTGGGGCTGGGGCCCGGGGCGAACATCGGCGACATCACGGCGGTCTTCGAGGCGACGCACGGCACCGCTCCGGCCTACGCCGGACAGGACAAGGTCAACCCCGGATCGCTCATCCTGTCGGGCGCCATGATGTTCGAGTACATGGGCTGGCGCGAGGTCTCGGACCTGATCGTCGAGGGGATGCGCCTGGCGATCAAGACCCGGCGCGTGACCTACGACCTGGCCCGGAACATGGAGGGGGCCACGACCGTCAAGACCTCCGAGTTCGCGAACATCATCATGTCCCAGATCGAAGAAGCCCACTGA
- the mdh gene encoding malate dehydrogenase — protein sequence MRRKVSIIGAGNVGASAAERIALRRLADVVMVDIVEGLPQGKSLDLNEAGPVDGYDIRLTGSNGYEETRDSDVVVITSGLPRKPGMSRDDLLQKNFEIVKSVTQEVARRSPRAILIVVSNPLDAMAWTALKVSGFPRERVLGMAGVLDSARMRFFIADALGVSVENTHAFVLGGHGDSMVPLPRYSTVSGIPITELLPKDKIDAIVQRTRDGGIEVVNLLKSGSAYYAPASSIVQMVQAILLDEHKILPCAIYLNGEYGYKDLFIGVPARLGAQGLEKVIEIKLTAEEKSALDRSAESVRELVSKLKV from the coding sequence ATGCGTAGAAAAGTCTCGATCATCGGCGCCGGCAACGTCGGCGCCTCGGCGGCGGAGCGGATCGCCCTGCGCCGCCTGGCCGATGTCGTCATGGTCGACATCGTCGAGGGCCTGCCGCAGGGCAAGTCGCTCGACCTGAACGAAGCCGGCCCGGTCGACGGCTACGACATCCGCCTCACCGGCAGCAACGGCTACGAGGAGACGCGAGACTCGGACGTCGTCGTCATCACCTCCGGCCTGCCGCGCAAGCCCGGCATGAGCCGCGACGATCTGCTGCAGAAGAACTTCGAGATCGTCAAGAGCGTCACCCAGGAGGTGGCGCGCCGCTCGCCGCGGGCCATCCTGATCGTCGTCAGCAATCCTCTGGACGCCATGGCCTGGACCGCCCTCAAGGTCAGCGGCTTCCCGCGCGAGCGCGTCCTCGGCATGGCCGGCGTCCTCGACTCGGCCCGCATGCGCTTCTTCATCGCCGACGCCCTCGGCGTCTCGGTCGAGAACACCCACGCCTTCGTGCTCGGCGGCCACGGCGATTCGATGGTCCCCCTGCCGCGCTACTCCACCGTGTCCGGGATCCCGATCACCGAGCTTTTGCCCAAGGACAAGATCGACGCCATCGTGCAGCGCACGCGCGACGGCGGGATCGAAGTCGTGAACCTTCTCAAGAGCGGCAGCGCCTACTACGCCCCGGCATCGTCCATCGTCCAGATGGTCCAGGCGATCCTGCTCGACGAGCACAAGATCCTGCCGTGCGCCATCTACCTGAACGGCGAGTATGGCTACAAGGATCTCTTCATCGGCGTGCCGGCCCGGCTGGGGGCGCAGGGGCTCGAGAAGGTGATCGAGATCAAGCTCACCGCCGAGGAGAAGTCGGCGCTCGATCGCTCCGCGGAGTCGGTGCGGGAGCTGGTGTCGAAGCTGAAGGTCTAG
- a CDS encoding sialidase family protein, with translation MRSTISSWSMALMTTFLVALWLPPAQAGKPKQPADVRVNQDASGLDQFETTIAISSRDANRLVAAWFEREPGPEFSDYHLEYAWTKDGGASWTSRRLETGFNDHFDPVLAEDGRGNFFLAVLAFDAEDHFPLFKSTDGGESFQFVSEIPFEYIADKPWLAADPATGALYVVWADYLTSGRVNFDIAFSRSLDGGRTFTRARGISNPAHSVGNHCMLAVGPEGEVYAVWDNNDVSARIYFDRSFNGGASWTDDFTVEPEVRTAPDPLQGNVRNPMVPALAVDRSNGPHRGWLYVVWTDARFGDPDILLRHSEDRGATWSDPVRVNDDRAGNGADQFLPTVTVDGKGRVHVHFLDRRDDPANLTYAVYQATSTDGGARFGPSIRVSDAPYGVTSYGFAGDYNQAAAGGGRIHPIWSGSRSGDMDIFTRSVNLDDFDEDGVPNDGDGSGGFTDHPCTGGERVACDDNCPGIANPRQEDRDGDGVGDACD, from the coding sequence ATGCGTTCCACAATCTCTTCCTGGTCCATGGCCCTCATGACAACCTTCCTTGTGGCGCTGTGGCTCCCACCTGCGCAGGCCGGCAAGCCCAAGCAGCCGGCCGACGTACGCGTCAATCAGGACGCGTCGGGTCTCGATCAATTCGAGACGACGATCGCCATCAGCTCTCGCGACGCGAACCGTCTCGTCGCGGCCTGGTTCGAACGCGAGCCCGGGCCCGAATTCTCCGACTACCACCTCGAGTACGCCTGGACGAAGGACGGTGGAGCCTCCTGGACGAGCCGCCGGCTGGAGACCGGCTTCAACGATCATTTCGATCCCGTGCTCGCCGAGGACGGCCGGGGCAATTTCTTCCTGGCCGTCCTGGCGTTCGACGCCGAAGACCATTTCCCGCTGTTCAAGTCCACCGACGGCGGCGAGTCGTTCCAGTTCGTGTCGGAGATCCCCTTCGAATACATCGCCGACAAGCCGTGGCTCGCCGCGGATCCCGCAACCGGCGCCCTCTATGTCGTCTGGGCCGACTACCTGACCAGCGGCAGGGTCAACTTCGACATCGCCTTCTCGCGGAGCCTGGACGGCGGGAGGACCTTCACCAGGGCGCGGGGGATCTCCAACCCGGCGCATTCCGTCGGAAACCACTGCATGCTCGCCGTGGGCCCCGAGGGGGAGGTCTACGCGGTCTGGGACAACAACGACGTGTCCGCAAGGATCTATTTCGATCGCTCCTTCAATGGGGGGGCGTCGTGGACGGACGACTTCACCGTCGAGCCGGAAGTACGCACTGCGCCGGATCCGCTCCAGGGCAACGTCCGAAACCCCATGGTTCCGGCCCTGGCGGTCGATCGGAGCAACGGCCCACATCGCGGGTGGCTCTATGTCGTCTGGACCGATGCTCGCTTCGGCGACCCGGACATCCTCCTGCGCCACTCCGAGGACCGCGGAGCGACCTGGAGCGACCCGGTCCGCGTCAACGACGACCGCGCCGGGAACGGCGCCGATCAGTTTCTTCCAACCGTCACCGTGGATGGGAAGGGGCGCGTCCACGTCCATTTCCTCGATCGACGCGACGACCCCGCCAATCTGACCTACGCCGTCTACCAGGCGACGTCGACGGACGGCGGCGCGCGCTTCGGGCCCAGCATCAGGGTCTCGGATGCCCCTTACGGAGTCACGTCTTACGGGTTCGCCGGAGACTACAACCAGGCCGCGGCGGGAGGCGGCCGCATCCATCCGATCTGGTCCGGCAGCCGTTCGGGCGACATGGACATCTTCACCCGCAGCGTGAACCTGGATGACTTCGACGAGGACGGCGTGCCGAACGACGGCGACGGCAGCGGCGGCTTCACCGATCACCCCTGCACCGGCGGCGAGCGCGTCGCGTGCGACGACAACTGCCCGGGCATCGCGAACCCGCGCCAGGAGGACCGTGACGGCGACGGCGTCGGGGATGCCTGCGACTAG
- the dacB gene encoding D-alanyl-D-alanine carboxypeptidase/D-alanyl-D-alanine-endopeptidase gives MVLWLLGSLADLDAAPGAFAAPTAGAPAGPESAPASTPLSDRLSVMMRAPVLNPDETGVAVLLLPEGRPVFLRQANRPLQPASTQKILTTAAALALLKPEFVYRTSLYADTPIDGSGSIAGNLYIKGSGAPDLVGESWWLVVRRLANLGLRKVEGDLVADESYFDSVRRPTGWPQPSADSWYNAPIGALSCNFNVVTVTIDPSPILGARPDLTLSPAASYFQVMNRALTTAGPTSLAVTRSFEGGRNALVVSGTIRRGSGPAFFNRAVEEPPQYALTAFREIAKREQIEIGGNLAVGSVPEKAREIHTHESRPLGSLVRDMNKNSNNFMAEMLVKTLGAQFVGTPGTTAGGLEVIRGYLAGLGIDLEGTRLADGSGLSDDDRLPARLLAEVLARAGADFEIGTDLISSLPIGGADGTLDERFGGEGSRRRIRAKTGRVAGALTLAGYAANKDGRVLAFAVLANRPRGTIDAVHRAIDRIVDEIAGSTNTDLGLPAASGVPEIRPDASTPPPAPTPRSDQAPKHAGSSRNSPP, from the coding sequence GTGGTCCTGTGGCTCCTCGGCTCGCTCGCGGACCTTGATGCCGCGCCCGGTGCGTTCGCAGCACCCACCGCCGGCGCTCCGGCCGGGCCCGAGTCGGCGCCCGCATCGACGCCTCTCTCCGATCGCCTCTCGGTGATGATGCGCGCCCCCGTCCTGAACCCGGACGAGACGGGCGTCGCCGTCCTCCTGCTGCCCGAGGGACGGCCGGTTTTCCTGCGCCAGGCCAACCGGCCCTTGCAGCCGGCGTCGACCCAGAAGATCCTGACGACCGCCGCGGCGCTTGCGCTGCTCAAGCCGGAATTTGTCTACAGGACGAGCCTTTACGCCGACACGCCGATCGACGGGTCCGGCTCGATCGCGGGGAACCTGTACATCAAGGGCTCGGGGGCCCCGGATCTCGTCGGGGAATCGTGGTGGCTCGTGGTGAGGCGCCTGGCGAACCTCGGCCTGCGCAAGGTCGAGGGGGACCTGGTCGCCGACGAGTCCTACTTCGACTCCGTCAGGCGCCCTACCGGCTGGCCCCAGCCCTCGGCCGACTCCTGGTACAACGCGCCCATTGGCGCCCTGTCCTGCAATTTCAACGTGGTCACCGTGACCATCGACCCGTCCCCGATCCTGGGCGCGCGCCCGGATCTGACCCTTTCGCCGGCCGCGTCTTACTTCCAGGTCATGAACCGCGCCCTGACGACAGCCGGCCCGACATCTCTCGCTGTGACGCGCTCCTTCGAGGGGGGCCGGAACGCCCTCGTGGTCAGCGGCACGATCCGGCGCGGCAGCGGGCCGGCTTTTTTCAACCGCGCCGTCGAGGAGCCGCCGCAATACGCCCTCACCGCCTTCCGCGAGATCGCGAAGCGGGAGCAGATCGAGATTGGCGGCAATCTCGCCGTCGGCTCCGTCCCCGAGAAGGCGCGCGAGATCCACACCCACGAGTCGCGCCCACTCGGCAGCCTGGTGCGCGACATGAACAAGAACAGCAACAACTTCATGGCGGAGATGCTCGTCAAGACGCTGGGCGCCCAGTTCGTCGGCACCCCCGGCACAACCGCCGGCGGGCTCGAGGTCATTCGCGGCTATCTCGCCGGGCTCGGGATCGATCTGGAGGGGACCCGGCTGGCCGACGGCTCCGGCCTGTCGGACGACGACCGCCTGCCGGCGCGCCTGCTCGCCGAGGTCCTGGCGCGCGCGGGGGCCGATTTCGAGATCGGCACCGATCTGATCTCGTCTCTGCCGATCGGTGGCGCCGACGGCACGCTGGACGAGCGTTTCGGAGGAGAAGGTTCGCGCCGTCGCATACGCGCCAAGACCGGGCGGGTCGCGGGGGCCCTGACGCTTGCCGGCTACGCCGCGAACAAGGACGGCCGGGTCCTCGCCTTCGCCGTCCTCGCCAACCGGCCGCGCGGCACGATCGACGCCGTGCACCGCGCCATCGACCGCATCGTCGACGAGATCGCCGGCAGCACCAACACCGACCTCGGCCTGCCGGCCGCGAGCGGCGTTCCGGAGATCAGGCCAGATGCCTCGACACCGCCTCCCGCACCGACTCCGAGAAGCGACCAGGCGCCGAAGCACGCAGGCAGCAGCCGCAACAGTCCTCCTTAG
- the sucC gene encoding ADP-forming succinate--CoA ligase subunit beta: protein MKIHEYQAKQILKRFAIEIPKGDVAFSPKEAFAIAARLGGRCVLKAQIHAGGRGKGGGVKVADDADRAEGLARQIIGMNLVTPQTGPQGKKVRRLLVEETVAIAREIYLGVTLDRGRSVPVVMASAQGGMEIEEVARKDPKAILIEPVDPVIGFRPFQGRRIAFALGLSGDQAAGAARLMQALVRAYRETDASLAEINPLVVTAAGTLVALDAKMTFDDNALFRHPEIRDLRDPDEEDPLEVEASAHALNYIKLQGNVGCMVNGAGLAMATMDIIKLVGGQPANFLDVGGGATSEQVASAFKILMADRSVKSVLINIFGGILRGDILARGLVEAIRQVNVRVPVVVRLEGTNVDEGKRILSESGLDFTLADGMLDAAKKVVALAGSR from the coding sequence ATGAAAATCCACGAATATCAGGCGAAGCAGATCCTCAAGCGCTTCGCGATCGAAATCCCGAAAGGGGACGTCGCCTTCAGCCCGAAGGAGGCGTTCGCGATCGCCGCGCGGCTGGGGGGGCGGTGCGTCCTGAAGGCGCAGATCCACGCCGGCGGCCGCGGCAAGGGGGGCGGCGTCAAAGTGGCCGACGACGCGGACAGGGCCGAAGGCCTGGCACGGCAGATCATCGGCATGAACCTGGTGACGCCGCAGACCGGGCCCCAGGGGAAGAAGGTCAGGCGCCTCCTGGTCGAGGAGACGGTGGCGATCGCCCGCGAGATCTATCTTGGCGTGACGCTCGACCGGGGCCGATCCGTGCCGGTCGTCATGGCTTCGGCGCAAGGGGGGATGGAGATCGAAGAAGTCGCGCGCAAGGATCCGAAGGCGATCCTGATCGAGCCGGTCGATCCGGTGATCGGATTCCGCCCGTTCCAGGGGCGGCGGATCGCCTTCGCGCTCGGCCTGTCGGGGGACCAGGCCGCCGGGGCCGCCCGGCTGATGCAGGCCCTGGTGCGGGCGTATCGCGAGACCGACGCGTCCCTGGCCGAGATCAATCCGCTCGTCGTGACGGCCGCGGGGACGCTGGTGGCGCTCGACGCCAAGATGACCTTCGACGACAACGCCCTCTTCCGCCACCCGGAGATCCGCGATCTGCGCGATCCGGACGAGGAGGACCCGCTCGAAGTGGAGGCCTCGGCCCACGCGCTGAACTACATCAAGCTGCAGGGGAACGTCGGGTGCATGGTGAACGGCGCGGGGCTGGCGATGGCGACGATGGACATCATCAAGCTGGTGGGGGGCCAGCCGGCCAACTTCCTGGACGTGGGCGGCGGGGCCACCTCCGAACAGGTCGCCTCGGCGTTCAAGATCCTGATGGCCGACAGGAGCGTGAAGAGCGTCCTGATCAACATCTTCGGCGGGATCCTGCGCGGGGACATCCTGGCGCGCGGCCTGGTCGAGGCGATCCGCCAGGTCAACGTGCGGGTGCCGGTCGTGGTCCGGCTCGAGGGGACGAACGTCGACGAGGGGAAGCGCATCCTGAGCGAGTCGGGGCTCGACTTCACGCTGGCCGACGGCATGCTGGACGCGGCGAAGAAGGTGGTCGCCCTGGCGGGATCGCGATGA
- the sucD gene encoding succinate--CoA ligase subunit alpha, with amino-acid sequence MSILVDQGTRVVVQGITGREGTFHSRGCREYGTKIVAGVTPGRGGSVHEEVPVFDTVRQAVEKTGAEVSLIFVPPAAAADAILEAADAGIRLAVCITEGIPTADMTTVKAALAAGSMRLIGPNCPGIISPGKCKIGIMPGYIHKPGPVGVISRSGTLTYEAVAQLSGRGIGQSTCIGIGGDPIIGTTFVDALGLFKDDAETRAIMLIGEIGGTAEEEAARYAARELRKPLVAFVAGQTAPPGKRMGHAGAIIAGGHGTAAEKMAVLKECGVRVLQSPAEIGEAVEAALKESGRPGGAGGKK; translated from the coding sequence ATGAGCATCCTCGTCGATCAGGGGACCCGCGTAGTCGTGCAGGGGATCACCGGCCGGGAGGGGACGTTCCACTCGCGCGGCTGCCGAGAGTACGGCACGAAGATCGTCGCGGGGGTCACCCCCGGCCGGGGCGGGTCGGTGCACGAAGAGGTCCCGGTCTTCGACACGGTCAGGCAGGCGGTCGAGAAGACCGGCGCGGAGGTTTCGCTCATCTTCGTGCCTCCCGCGGCGGCCGCCGACGCCATCCTCGAGGCGGCGGACGCCGGCATCCGGCTGGCGGTGTGCATCACCGAGGGGATTCCGACCGCCGACATGACGACGGTCAAGGCCGCGCTGGCCGCGGGGAGCATGCGGCTCATCGGGCCGAACTGCCCGGGCATCATCTCCCCCGGCAAGTGCAAGATAGGCATCATGCCGGGGTACATCCACAAGCCCGGCCCCGTGGGGGTCATCTCGCGCAGCGGGACGCTGACGTACGAGGCGGTCGCCCAGCTGAGCGGGCGGGGCATCGGACAGAGCACCTGCATCGGCATCGGCGGCGACCCGATCATCGGCACGACCTTCGTCGACGCCCTCGGCCTGTTCAAGGACGACGCGGAGACGCGCGCCATCATGCTGATCGGCGAGATCGGCGGGACCGCCGAGGAAGAAGCGGCGCGCTACGCCGCCCGTGAGCTCCGGAAGCCGTTGGTCGCGTTCGTGGCGGGGCAGACCGCCCCGCCCGGCAAGCGCATGGGGCACGCCGGGGCGATCATCGCGGGCGGGCACGGCACGGCGGCCGAGAAGATGGCGGTCCTGAAGGAATGCGGCGTCCGGGTTCTCCAGAGCCCCGCCGAGATCGGCGAGGCCGTCGAGGCCGCGCTCAAGGAGAGCGGCCGCCCAGGCGGCGCGGGGGGGAAAAAGTGA
- the ndk gene encoding nucleoside-diphosphate kinase, giving the protein MERTLSIVKPDGVAKNLVGEVVRRFEAAGLRVVALKMTRLDRREAEGFYHVHRERPFFPSLVEFMTSGPIVPMVLEGEEAIATVRRLMGATDPAKADAGTIRRDHAASIEKNIVHGSDSPATAGFEIGYFFNAQEIPPR; this is encoded by the coding sequence ATCGAGAGGACTCTGTCGATCGTGAAACCGGACGGCGTCGCGAAGAACCTGGTCGGCGAGGTGGTGCGCCGGTTCGAGGCGGCGGGCCTCCGGGTCGTCGCTCTCAAGATGACGCGCCTCGACCGCCGCGAGGCGGAGGGGTTCTACCACGTGCACCGGGAGCGCCCGTTCTTTCCGTCCCTGGTCGAGTTCATGACCTCGGGGCCGATCGTGCCGATGGTCCTGGAGGGGGAGGAGGCGATCGCCACGGTGCGCCGGCTGATGGGGGCCACCGATCCCGCCAAGGCCGATGCGGGCACCATCCGCCGGGACCACGCCGCCTCGATCGAGAAGAACATCGTCCACGGATCGGACTCCCCGGCGACCGCCGGCTTCGAGATCGGGTATTTCTTCAACGCGCAGGAGATTCCCCCCCGCTGA